A portion of the Ruminococcus albus AD2013 genome contains these proteins:
- a CDS encoding replication initiation protein — MIQKSKPLLDIVRIGLPLDALKLLDAYLAKIDTYKPDNKTVVFEVKEYEEMLGIQRLRTEVLDANLDKLLNHVITLKNTANDEDDDVIKINLFQMARRRINKETRMGEIVLVCNDVAKDFIFKLDDIKYIKYNLEDIIKLNSRYSYTLFLYLKDNLYKKTWTISYPELKVRLGCESSRYSMFSYLKNDILNPCKKEIESKTGVRFTFEPIRKNRSVIAVTFTASEVKGLTDKKKADKKVDTDKMVDVESSKSASTVPVDNNEEKDWKAFYGSSVLAGLAEQCEYTFSKKEMQLIHALLKKINISPAEGDRTGTCRFGREAYLQEKYLRLCQEEENKAKNGESITNRFAYLRKMLENEAEEDSDE; from the coding sequence GTGATCCAAAAATCAAAACCATTACTGGATATAGTGAGAATAGGACTTCCATTGGATGCGCTCAAGCTTCTCGATGCTTATCTAGCAAAAATTGATACTTATAAGCCAGATAACAAAACTGTCGTATTCGAGGTAAAAGAGTACGAAGAGATGCTGGGTATCCAGAGACTCCGAACAGAAGTCCTAGACGCTAATCTTGATAAATTGCTTAATCACGTGATTACGCTAAAAAACACTGCCAACGACGAAGATGATGATGTAATAAAAATCAACTTGTTTCAAATGGCTAGAAGAAGAATCAATAAAGAAACCCGAATGGGTGAGATAGTGCTGGTTTGTAATGACGTGGCTAAAGATTTTATTTTCAAATTAGATGATATTAAATACATCAAATATAATCTTGAAGATATAATCAAATTAAATTCAAGATATAGTTACACGTTATTTTTATACTTAAAAGACAATTTGTATAAAAAAACATGGACTATTAGTTATCCTGAGTTGAAGGTCAGATTAGGATGCGAATCATCGAGATATTCTATGTTCAGTTATCTAAAAAATGATATCCTCAACCCCTGTAAGAAAGAAATAGAAAGCAAAACAGGTGTCCGCTTCACTTTCGAGCCTATAAGGAAAAACCGCTCTGTAATTGCTGTAACATTCACGGCTTCTGAAGTCAAAGGTCTTACTGACAAAAAGAAGGCTGATAAGAAGGTAGATACTGATAAAATGGTAGATGTTGAATCAAGTAAATCTGCATCTACTGTACCGGTTGATAATAATGAGGAAAAAGACTGGAAAGCTTTCTATGGTTCATCTGTCCTTGCAGGACTGGCTGAGCAATGTGAATACACGTTTTCTAAGAAAGAAATGCAGCTTATCCATGCTCTCCTAAAAAAGATAAATATATCGCCGGCTGAAGGAGACAGAACGGGTACATGTAGATTCGGAAGGGAAGCGTATTTACAGGAAAAGTATCTGCGTCTGTGTCAGGAAGAAGAAAATAAAGCGAAAAACGGTGAATCTATCACTAACCGTTTTGCGTATTTAAGAAAAATGCTTGAAAATGAAGCAGAAGAAGATTCAGATGAATAA
- a CDS encoding DHH family phosphoesterase, translating to MFELNFEELDMLSPFEKFKDKIEKSNLKPDSKILLLTHNDLDGSGPAVLLKSIFSKIEIIHCSNNSMDREIMKSIYAANKYNAVFVTDISCSRETAEKINEHYNRKKYYLLDHHRTAEFLNEYDWAFVQSDHIKDTFIDEYYKEPIGKPSATSITFDFLKYYGLTKYIKNFSLAKELAFMISAYDSWDWVNVFEKDPKFLDLNTVFWIYQPEIFDNIFSKKISEEGAKILDKRENFVLMLEKGRNENYINSKRESFKKCVLTIDDVSYKAIYCFADSHTPELFEVMKTDFPEGDIAIINTGSKLSFRSINNDINVEKLARKLGGGGHINASGFPISSELQEEYMEKLFKGTISLI from the coding sequence ATGTTTGAACTAAATTTTGAGGAGCTGGATATGCTCTCACCTTTTGAAAAATTCAAAGATAAAATCGAAAAATCTAATCTTAAACCTGACAGTAAGATTTTATTATTAACCCATAACGATCTTGATGGCTCAGGACCTGCAGTGCTTCTCAAAAGTATTTTTTCAAAAATAGAGATCATTCACTGCTCAAATAATAGTATGGATCGCGAAATAATGAAATCTATATATGCTGCCAACAAATACAATGCAGTGTTTGTAACAGATATATCCTGTTCTAGGGAAACTGCAGAAAAGATCAACGAACACTATAACAGAAAAAAGTATTATTTGCTTGATCACCACAGAACAGCTGAATTTCTGAATGAGTACGACTGGGCATTTGTTCAGTCAGATCATATCAAAGACACTTTCATAGACGAATACTACAAAGAACCCATTGGAAAGCCTTCCGCAACTTCAATAACCTTCGACTTTTTGAAGTACTATGGGCTTACGAAGTATATCAAAAATTTTTCTCTTGCTAAGGAACTTGCTTTCATGATAAGTGCTTATGATTCTTGGGATTGGGTAAATGTTTTTGAAAAAGATCCAAAGTTTCTGGATCTGAACACTGTATTTTGGATCTACCAGCCGGAAATATTCGACAACATCTTTTCAAAAAAGATATCTGAAGAAGGAGCAAAGATCCTCGATAAAAGAGAAAACTTTGTACTTATGCTGGAAAAAGGAAGAAACGAAAACTATATCAACTCAAAAAGAGAGTCATTCAAAAAGTGTGTACTTACAATAGATGATGTTTCTTACAAGGCAATTTATTGTTTTGCAGACTCTCACACCCCGGAACTTTTTGAAGTAATGAAAACTGATTTTCCGGAAGGAGACATTGCAATCATAAATACAGGTTCCAAATTATCCTTCCGTTCCATAAACAATGATATCAATGTCGAAAAGCTTGCGAGAAAGCTTGGAGGCGGTGGACATATCAATGCAAGCGGATTTCCTATTTCTTCTGAACTTCAGGAAGAATATATGGAGAAGCTTTTTAAAGGAACTATAAGTCTGATTTGA